One genomic region from Streptomyces sp. Li-HN-5-11 encodes:
- a CDS encoding cupin domain-containing protein, protein MSWTSRRVVTGHDDNGKSVFLSDGPPPVVRTAPDGAVFHELWNTRGTPALIDPDEPEPTQISLTVPPDPNGTKIRINEFPPGAVSPMHRTQTVDYGIVLQGEVVLVLDDTETVLRSGDVVVQRGTDHRWENRSGAVARMAFVLVDGEFSDRLTKRLPEGVMESLLTDPHHP, encoded by the coding sequence ATGAGCTGGACGTCTCGCCGGGTCGTCACCGGTCACGACGACAACGGAAAATCGGTGTTCCTCTCGGACGGACCGCCGCCCGTGGTGCGGACCGCACCGGACGGCGCGGTCTTCCACGAGCTGTGGAACACTCGCGGAACGCCGGCCCTCATAGACCCTGACGAACCGGAGCCGACGCAGATCTCCCTGACCGTGCCGCCCGACCCGAACGGGACGAAGATCAGGATCAACGAGTTCCCGCCGGGTGCCGTGTCACCGATGCACCGCACGCAGACCGTCGACTACGGCATCGTGCTGCAGGGCGAGGTCGTCCTGGTGCTCGACGACACGGAGACCGTGCTGCGGTCGGGGGACGTGGTCGTACAGCGGGGCACCGATCACCGCTGGGAGAACCGCTCCGGAGCGGTCGCCCGGATGGCGTTCGTACTTGTCGACGGTGAATTCTCCGACCGGCTCACGAAGCGGCTTCCCGAGGGAGTCATGGAAAGCCTGCTGACGGATCCCCATCACCCCTGA
- a CDS encoding SDR family oxidoreductase, with the protein MSRRRLEGRSVVVTGAARGQGAAEAEAAAREGATVFATDVLGEDGEALAASLTAEGLDVHYRHLDVSSPDDWAGLADWLEALGRPLHGLVNNAGVPVRARLGEVDVADWNRAFAVNTTGALLGMQAMAPLMREGGSIVNVGSVAGLVAHHAVAYTASKWALRGLSKVAALELAPRGIRTNIIHPGYIDTPIMANANPVFVKAHLSMTPMNRAGVPEEVAPLVVYLLSDESAYVNGAEITVDGGFSAHGGTKAFTDALDAV; encoded by the coding sequence GTGAGCCGAAGGCGTCTGGAAGGCCGAAGCGTTGTCGTCACCGGTGCCGCCCGGGGCCAGGGTGCCGCCGAGGCGGAGGCCGCGGCCCGCGAGGGTGCCACCGTCTTCGCCACCGACGTCCTCGGCGAGGACGGCGAGGCCCTCGCCGCCTCCCTGACCGCCGAGGGCCTGGACGTCCACTACCGGCACCTCGACGTCTCCTCACCCGACGACTGGGCCGGTCTCGCCGACTGGCTGGAGGCACTCGGCCGTCCCCTGCACGGCCTGGTCAACAACGCCGGCGTGCCGGTACGCGCGCGGCTCGGCGAGGTAGACGTCGCCGACTGGAACAGGGCCTTCGCGGTCAACACCACCGGCGCCCTGCTGGGCATGCAGGCCATGGCCCCGCTGATGCGCGAAGGAGGCTCGATCGTCAACGTCGGTTCGGTCGCCGGCCTCGTCGCCCACCACGCGGTCGCCTACACCGCCAGCAAGTGGGCACTGCGCGGACTGTCGAAGGTCGCGGCCCTGGAGCTGGCCCCCCGTGGGATCCGTACGAACATCATCCACCCCGGATACATCGACACACCGATCATGGCCAACGCCAACCCCGTGTTCGTGAAGGCGCATCTGTCGATGACGCCCATGAACCGGGCCGGGGTCCCCGAGGAGGTGGCACCGCTGGTGGTGTACCTCCTCTCCGATGAGTCGGCGTACGTCAACGGCGCCGAGATCACCGTCGACGGGGGATTCTCGGCACACGGCGGCACCAAGGCGTTCACCGACGCGCTCGACGCCGTATAG
- a CDS encoding LysR family transcriptional regulator: MGLGTIDLNLLVALEALLQQKNVTRAGERLNTSQSAMSGSLARLRRHFDDELLVRVGREYELTPLAERLLPVVQASLQKAEEALSLTRRFDPATSDQRFSAVMSDYMMMVMVEPLLRVIGQEAPGVRIDFHPTPGQLASERHLACHDLLIAPLGYGVPGVNEAVLRDRFVCIVDPDNPRLVDGRLSLRDLAEMPHAAAGFVKSPTPSDRQLEVLGITPRIQVSTPGFSVLPFVVSGTDLVAVVPERLARRYAGFAHCAVVPAPFPDELPLVEAMYWHHKRHTDPGHTWLRGVVRRVCAELAEPGMPAPAAGDSTTGAAAVQAMAAPDASHRQQAFPHLVSAS, translated from the coding sequence ATGGGCCTCGGCACGATCGACCTCAACCTGCTGGTGGCGCTCGAAGCGCTGTTGCAGCAGAAGAACGTCACCCGGGCGGGTGAACGTCTGAACACCAGCCAGTCCGCGATGAGCGGCTCGCTGGCGCGGCTGCGCCGACACTTCGACGACGAGCTGCTGGTGCGGGTGGGCCGGGAGTACGAGCTGACGCCGCTCGCGGAGCGCCTCCTGCCCGTCGTACAGGCGTCGCTGCAGAAGGCCGAGGAGGCCCTGTCCCTGACTCGTCGGTTCGATCCGGCCACCAGCGACCAACGGTTCTCCGCCGTCATGTCCGACTACATGATGATGGTGATGGTGGAGCCGCTCCTGCGGGTCATCGGGCAGGAAGCGCCGGGCGTGCGCATCGACTTCCACCCCACGCCCGGACAGCTGGCGAGCGAGAGGCATCTGGCCTGCCACGACCTGCTGATCGCGCCGCTCGGCTACGGGGTGCCCGGGGTCAACGAGGCGGTGCTGCGCGACCGGTTCGTGTGCATCGTCGACCCGGACAACCCACGGCTGGTGGACGGGCGGCTGAGTCTTCGGGACCTGGCGGAGATGCCGCACGCCGCGGCCGGATTCGTCAAGAGCCCCACACCGTCGGACCGTCAGCTGGAGGTGCTCGGGATCACTCCGAGGATCCAGGTCAGCACCCCGGGTTTCAGTGTCCTGCCGTTCGTGGTGAGTGGCACCGATCTGGTGGCGGTGGTGCCGGAGCGGCTGGCCCGCCGGTACGCGGGCTTCGCGCACTGTGCCGTCGTACCGGCGCCGTTCCCCGACGAGCTGCCGCTGGTCGAGGCGATGTACTGGCATCACAAGCGCCATACGGACCCCGGGCACACGTGGCTGCGCGGCGTGGTCCGTCGCGTCTGCGCGGAACTGGCCGAACCCGGCATGCCGGCTCCCGCCGCCGGGGATTCGACGACCGGCGCTGCCGCCGTTCAAGCCATGGCGGCTCCGGATGCCAGCCATCGGCAACAAGCGTTTCCGCATCTCGTCTCCGCTTCCTAG
- a CDS encoding fumarylacetoacetate hydrolase family protein, producing MRFATYEHAGTERAGVVRDGVIHPLPDGTTVLSLLENGTLREAGERALAGDGGPRVEDVRLLPPLKPPSIRDFVGFEAHIEGVSKALDGLEHIPEEWYRAPNFYFTNPHAAYGAHDEVPVPAGCSVLDCELEVAAVIGRPGRDLTPEQAGDHIAGYLVFNDWSARDLQKPEKNLGLGFSKGKDFANTLGPFMVTADEVEDRRDPDGFLDLEMTVTINGDLIGRDTLANCSWTFAEMIAYASRDTWVRPGDLLGSGTCGWGALAEHWGRNGERTPPPLTPGDVVTLTVERLGSVSNRVVAGRQDVYLPRARRRGRTPRP from the coding sequence ATGCGTTTCGCGACATACGAGCACGCAGGCACCGAGCGCGCGGGTGTCGTCCGGGACGGGGTGATCCACCCGCTGCCGGACGGCACCACGGTGCTGTCGCTCCTGGAGAACGGGACGTTGCGGGAGGCGGGCGAGCGGGCCCTTGCTGGGGACGGCGGTCCGAGGGTCGAGGACGTCCGGTTGCTGCCTCCGTTGAAGCCGCCGTCGATCCGTGACTTCGTGGGCTTCGAGGCGCACATCGAGGGCGTCTCGAAGGCCCTGGACGGTCTGGAGCACATCCCGGAGGAGTGGTATCGGGCACCGAACTTCTACTTCACCAACCCGCACGCCGCCTACGGCGCCCACGACGAGGTGCCGGTCCCGGCCGGGTGCTCGGTTCTCGACTGCGAGTTGGAGGTGGCCGCCGTGATCGGTCGGCCCGGGCGGGACCTCACGCCCGAGCAGGCCGGGGACCACATCGCCGGCTACCTGGTGTTCAACGACTGGTCCGCCCGTGACCTGCAGAAACCGGAGAAGAACCTCGGGCTGGGTTTCTCCAAGGGCAAGGACTTCGCCAACACCCTCGGCCCGTTCATGGTGACCGCGGACGAGGTGGAGGACCGCAGGGACCCCGACGGGTTCCTCGACCTGGAGATGACCGTCACCATCAACGGAGACCTCATCGGCCGCGACACCCTCGCCAACTGCTCGTGGACCTTCGCGGAGATGATCGCCTACGCCAGCCGCGACACCTGGGTGCGCCCGGGAGACCTGCTGGGCTCGGGCACCTGTGGCTGGGGCGCCCTGGCGGAGCACTGGGGCCGCAACGGTGAGCGGACCCCGCCCCCGCTCACCCCGGGTGACGTGGTGACGCTGACCGTGGAACGGCTCGGCAGCGTGTCCAACCGGGTCGTGGCGGGCCGCCAGGACGTCTACCTGCCCCGGGCCCGCAGGCGCGGGCGTACCCCGCGGCCCTGA
- a CDS encoding amidohydrolase family protein: protein MTKLVVDFHGHLAVPAADELCAGAEGLAAEFAAEQRAHAPESLAANRAQLSRLRPKLTDVRARLADLDAMGVDIQVVGPMPMHHYWAGDDLAQRLARTTNEAVAAHCAQAPERLCGLGTVPLQHPHLAVELLQEAVTGLGLYGISVSTSVDGRELADPAHDPVWAKAEELGAVVFVHPWGCSLGERLAVHYLGNTVGQPVETTVALSRLIFGGTLDRFPGLKLVAAHGGGYLPTYIGRSDHAWQVRQDTRGCAHPPSTYLRRMWFDALVYTPRGLRHLVEEAGADRVVLGTDHPFDMGVEDPVARLDAAGLDPGARAAIAGGNAMDLLGTVRRAPTPTHH from the coding sequence ATGACCAAGCTTGTCGTGGACTTCCACGGTCACTTGGCCGTCCCCGCGGCGGACGAGCTCTGCGCCGGTGCGGAGGGACTCGCGGCCGAGTTCGCAGCCGAGCAGCGGGCGCACGCGCCCGAGTCGCTGGCGGCCAACCGCGCCCAGTTGTCCCGGCTGCGGCCCAAGCTGACCGACGTACGGGCAAGGCTGGCGGACCTCGACGCGATGGGCGTCGACATCCAGGTGGTCGGGCCGATGCCGATGCACCACTACTGGGCCGGCGATGACCTCGCGCAGCGCCTGGCCCGTACGACCAATGAGGCGGTCGCCGCGCACTGCGCGCAGGCTCCGGAGCGGCTGTGCGGCCTGGGCACCGTGCCGCTGCAGCACCCGCACCTCGCGGTGGAGCTGCTTCAGGAGGCGGTCACCGGACTTGGGCTGTACGGGATCAGCGTCTCCACCTCCGTCGACGGCCGCGAGCTGGCCGACCCTGCCCACGACCCGGTGTGGGCCAAGGCCGAGGAGCTGGGCGCGGTGGTGTTCGTCCACCCGTGGGGCTGCTCCCTCGGGGAACGGCTCGCCGTCCACTACCTCGGCAACACCGTCGGCCAGCCCGTGGAGACCACCGTCGCGCTGTCCCGGCTGATCTTCGGCGGCACACTCGACCGCTTCCCGGGGCTGAAGCTGGTCGCCGCGCACGGCGGCGGCTACCTGCCCACGTACATCGGCCGGTCCGACCACGCCTGGCAGGTACGCCAGGACACGCGCGGCTGCGCCCACCCGCCGAGCACCTACCTGCGGCGCATGTGGTTCGACGCCTTGGTCTACACGCCCCGGGGACTGCGCCACCTGGTCGAGGAGGCCGGTGCGGACCGTGTCGTTCTCGGCACCGACCATCCCTTCGACATGGGCGTCGAGGACCCGGTGGCGCGCCTGGACGCCGCGGGGCTGGACCCGGGGGCCCGGGCCGCGATCGCCGGCGGCAACGCCATGGACCTGCTGGGGACGGTCCGGCGGGCACCCACCCCCACCCACCACTGA
- a CDS encoding FAD-dependent monooxygenase, whose amino-acid sequence MAVDKVLVVGGGITGSVLSLALTQRGVDVDLVEISPQWFGVGHGITLQGNALKALRSVGVLDKVLARAVPYDGLRLRQADGELITDLAVAHTGGPDLPSTAGALRSDLQNALCDAVYAHGVRVRLGLTVERLEQSTGRMEVTFTDGTTGSYDLVVGADGIKSHMRSLIGITVEPRPVGMSIFRVVADRPAELDCHEVYYGGPRYKAGYSPISPDKCYAYLLDENLDASLVGPSAPVSLLRERGEGYGGTWGRLIAALPDDTAVDYRWIETVLIDEPWYRGRTIVIGDAAHACPPLVAQGAAMCAEDAVVLAELLVGDDPVEIALKAFMARRMPRVRMVLENSLKLAEWEINPETPGAHPARLMTETLDALRAPA is encoded by the coding sequence ATGGCAGTGGACAAGGTGCTCGTCGTCGGCGGCGGCATCACGGGAAGCGTGCTGTCGCTCGCGCTGACGCAGCGAGGCGTCGACGTCGACCTGGTCGAGATCTCACCTCAGTGGTTCGGTGTCGGCCACGGCATCACCCTCCAGGGCAACGCGCTGAAGGCGCTGCGCTCGGTGGGTGTCCTGGACAAGGTGCTCGCCCGGGCGGTGCCCTACGACGGTCTGCGACTGCGCCAGGCGGACGGCGAGCTGATCACCGATCTCGCGGTCGCCCACACCGGCGGACCCGACCTTCCCTCGACGGCCGGCGCGCTCCGCTCCGACCTCCAGAACGCCCTGTGCGACGCGGTGTACGCCCACGGGGTGCGCGTCCGGCTGGGCCTCACCGTCGAGCGGTTGGAACAGTCGACCGGCCGTATGGAGGTGACCTTCACCGACGGCACCACGGGGAGCTACGACCTGGTCGTAGGCGCGGACGGCATCAAGTCGCACATGCGCTCCCTGATCGGCATCACGGTCGAGCCGCGCCCGGTCGGCATGTCCATCTTCCGGGTGGTCGCCGACCGCCCGGCCGAGCTGGACTGCCACGAGGTCTACTACGGCGGCCCCCGCTACAAGGCCGGCTACAGCCCCATCTCCCCGGACAAGTGCTACGCCTACCTGCTGGACGAGAACCTGGACGCCTCTCTGGTGGGTCCGTCCGCCCCGGTGTCCCTGCTGCGTGAACGCGGCGAGGGATACGGCGGCACCTGGGGCAGGCTCATCGCCGCGCTGCCCGACGACACGGCGGTCGACTACCGCTGGATCGAGACCGTGCTGATCGACGAACCGTGGTACCGGGGGCGGACGATCGTGATCGGTGACGCGGCGCACGCGTGCCCGCCCCTGGTCGCGCAGGGCGCGGCGATGTGTGCCGAGGACGCGGTGGTCCTCGCGGAGCTGCTCGTCGGTGACGACCCGGTCGAGATCGCGCTCAAGGCGTTCATGGCACGGCGGATGCCCCGTGTGCGGATGGTGCTGGAGAACTCCCTGAAGCTGGCCGAGTGGGAGATCAACCCGGAGACGCCGGGGGCACACCCGGCCCGGCTGATGACCGAGACCCTCGACGCGCTGCGGGCCCCGGCATGA
- a CDS encoding antibiotic biosynthesis monooxygenase translates to MIVEHAELTVSAGQEQQFEAAFAEGRKVLAEADGFRWAELLRCEERPQTYLLLVGWDSVEAHTVGFRSSERFQRWRSLVGPYFDKAPVVEHYHELGDRFTG, encoded by the coding sequence GTGATCGTCGAGCACGCGGAGCTGACCGTGTCGGCCGGCCAGGAGCAGCAGTTCGAGGCGGCCTTCGCCGAGGGACGCAAGGTTCTGGCCGAGGCCGACGGCTTCCGCTGGGCCGAGCTGCTGCGCTGCGAGGAGCGGCCGCAGACCTACCTGCTGCTCGTCGGCTGGGACAGCGTCGAGGCGCACACCGTCGGTTTCCGCAGCTCCGAGCGGTTCCAGCGCTGGCGTTCCCTGGTGGGCCCGTACTTCGACAAGGCACCGGTCGTCGAGCACTACCACGAACTCGGGGACCGCTTCACCGGCTGA